A section of the Malus sylvestris chromosome 17, drMalSylv7.2, whole genome shotgun sequence genome encodes:
- the LOC126610172 gene encoding transcription factor MYB4-like, with translation MVRTPCRDENGMKKGTWTPDEDRKLIAYVTRYGCWNWRQLPKFAGLSRCGKSCRLRWMNYLRPNIKRGNYSTEEEETIVKLHEKLGNRWSAIAAQLPGRTDNEIKNHWHTNLKKRTNNKQCNSSFSSSATNTEETPSYSSLEAAVDQPIKKAIFPNAESTVTPQVTQKTDDRVDNSSQLSPSPQPSSSEVSSMSADNNWVNYVEDINVTSMEAYADSQFIDDFWTEPFLADNSYIPSGFYTPLMDSEFVYPLFGGDFL, from the exons ATGGTTAGAACTCCTTGCCGCGATGAAAATGGAATGAAGAAAGGTACGTGGACACCTGATGAAGACAGGAAGCTAATTGCTTATGTCACCAGGTATGGCTGCTGGAATTGGCGCCAACTTCCCAAATTTGCAG GTTTGTCGAGGTGTGGGAAGAGTTGCAGACTGCGGTGGATGAATTATTTGAGGCCAAACATCAAGAGAGGAAACTACAGCACAGAAGAAGAGGAAACTATTGTCAAATTACACGAAAAATTGGGGAATAG ATGGTCTGCTATAGCAGCTCAGCTACCAGGAAGAACGGACAATGAGATCAAAAATCACTGGCATACAAACCTCAAGAAGCGAACGAATAATAAACAGTGCAACTCATCATTTTCATCATCAGCCACAAATACTGAAGAAACTCCCAGTTACTCAAGCCTTGAAGCAGCAGTGGATCAACCAATTAAGAAAGCTATTTTTCCAAATGCAGAAAGTACCGTTACCCCTCAAGTAACCCAAAAAACTGATGATCGTGTTGATAATAGCTCCCAACTTTCGCCGTCTCCACAACCGTCATCGAGTGAAGTCTCATCCATGAGTGCAGATAATAATTGGGTTAATTATGTGGAAGACATCAATGTTACTTCCATGGAAGCATATGCAGATAGTCAGTTCATCGATGATTTCTGGACCGAGCCTTTTTTGGCTGATAATTCCTACATTCCAAGTGGGTTTTACACGCCCTTGATGGATTCTGAGTTTGTGTATCCACTATTTGGTGGAGATTTCTTGTAA
- the LOC126610169 gene encoding uncharacterized protein LOC126610169, whose product MMKNVSKSKPKFLHCFRPVDVDMVLQTKASRRRQVRTIESREDKKAAPLTKTMSLDRGCSSPADSENSNMPPHPNKTFSKAVKAVVFETILAKRDRDRKVCRQDSFGSKRCFSFRNEASLNLGGDESVKVIEETKPNSEMSLHSRSSSSSLSALSSSSSVSESERLSKTLSDPTKQSLGNPNNPAAKPKNTKVGSYCFNSGTYFLLISLAVTVFWGKAIAILVSSIWIYFFPWQSSSTISPEYVRRWSEAECKDNNKRVLMEGFIDRKNHHHRHQTERGH is encoded by the exons ATGATGAAAAACGTTTCGAAGTCAAAACCCAAGTTTCTGCACTGTTTCCGACCGGTGGACGTGGACATGGTGCTCCAGACCAAAGCTTCCCGGAGGAGACAGGTCCGGACTATTGAATCCAGGGAGGACAAGAAGGCGGCTCCGCTGACGAAAACAATGTCTCTGGACAGAGGGTGTTCTTCTCCGGCAGATTCTGAGAACTCGAATATGCCTCCGCATCCGAACAAAACTTTTTCCAAGGCGGTGAAAGCCGTAGTGTTCGAAACAATCTTG GCTAAGAGAGATCGTGATCGGAAAGTTTGCCGGCAGGACTCGTTCGGATCAAAGCGGTGTTTTTCGTTCAGAAATGAGGCGTCCCTGAATTTGGGAGGCGATGAGTCGGTGAAAgtaattgaagaaacaaagccAAATTCTGAGATGTCGTTACATTCTCGTTCTTCCAGTTCATCATTATCCGCATTATCTTCTTCGAGTTCGGTTTCGGAATCCGAAAGGTTGTCCAAAACTCTCTCGGACCCGACGAAACAGAGCCTCGGGAATCCTAACAACCCCGCCGCGAAACCGAAGAACACGAAAGTGGGGTCCTACTGTTTCAACTCTGGAACATATTTTCTTCTCATCAGCCTTGCAGTGACGGTATTTTGGGGCAAGGCGATTGCAATCCTTGTCTCATCAATTTGGATCTACTTTTTTCCGTGGCAGAGTTCGAGTACAATCTCGCCGGAATATGTGAGGAGGTGGTCGGAGGCGGAGTGTAAGGATAATAACAAGAGGGTACTTATGGAAGGGTTTATTGATAGGAAgaaccaccaccaccgccaccagACAGAGAGGGGGCATTAA
- the LOC126610168 gene encoding uncharacterized protein LOC126610168 isoform X1 — protein sequence MMVDQKGGNFEPNPVPLCTDVPDGMISEKKKKKKKKKKKKKKQNKKKGNICDGVSDQTQDLSSVGVRDSCNSSKMSNCGFDDASSSSFLEVEVKDSKGGVSEGTETGTGRACGKNGKENRCLSHYWKMKREARKNWVKELGYRYGVKHVHPPQNQVWVEHDSFSGDGLLPSNNAAYGFKGMGHEQSSMHRRIPPRAFVGDESSQWVFSQQSLNGSFHRCVSQPSKFQGAENDCATSINLYRRENFNGKKEYSQVPFGMYHYQTRDTARRTFYHAHHVPSHGFRPYKLGKNPIMEHNFGRCSYASLDSMPYSQFRYHSDQKFRKAANSGPSSHQWKPVGTKESRRNDEIGSAGTCNALNLSLPVLSKELSDNHQEGGQIPFPSSDTRCTASISSHQLPSESYQCPKFYKPAAEIENQNIESNSYEANGRRPRATDEFLIGSQMAVEGLNASYRMQLASELVQLTMGCPLAEFERFIHCAAPVIASSYIHKKCSICLDDQMSHGFLCKHQIPNLSLRTVWNWYEKPGNYGLDVKADDSKNLNSSMPFHAYFVPYLSAVQLFQPQNSCSKTLNATHSSKAAELNHLQAGTEKHYGSVPLTLDCSPDSELIFEFFESEQPYQRKPFYNKILELTDVGTSNHHLFGDPSKLDCLNLHDLHPASWFSVAWYPIYRIPEGNLRATFLTYHSLGHFVRRTISVDPANKYASRIFCPVLGLQSYNAHGECWFEPKTPSVHSSNESTSNSVEILKEMLRTLDDNALRFGRGCVYKDHVMVSNRQPDYNFFSSRKAHYK from the exons ATGATGGTGGACCAGAAGGGGGGAAATTTTGAACCTAATCCTGTACCTTTATGTACGGACGTTCCTGATGGGATGATTtctgagaagaagaagaagaagaagaagaagaagaagaagaagaagaaacagaataagaagaaaggaaatatttgtgatgGGGTTTCGGACCAGACCCAGGATTTATCGTCAGTTGGTGTGCGGGATTCTTGTAATTCTTCAAAGATGAGCAATTGTGGGTTTGATGATGCAAGCAGTAGTAGTTTTCTTGAGGTTGAAGTTAAAGATTCGAAAGGAGGTGTTTCTGAAGGTACCGAGACTGGAACCGGGAGAGCCTGCGGTAAAAATGGAAAGGAAAACAGATGTTTAAGTCACTATTGGAAGATGAAGCGGGAAGCACGAAAGAATTGGGTGAAGGAACTAGGTTACAGATATGGAGTAAAACATGTTCATCCGCCGCAGAATCAGGTATGGGTTGAGCATGATTCATTTTCTGGAGATGGGTTGTTGCCTAGCAACAATGCTGCTTATGGGTTTAAGGGGATGGGACACGAACAGTCATCTATGCATCGGAGAATTCCGCCAAGAGCATTTGTAGGGGATGAATCATCACAGTGGGTTTTTTCTCAGCAGAGTTTGAATGGGAGTTTTCATAGATGTGTCTCACAACCAAGTAAATTTCAAGGCGCGGAAAATGATTGTGCAACATCAATTAATTTGTATAGGCGTGAGAATTTCAATGGGAAAAAAGAGTATTCACAGGTTCCTTTTGGTATGTACCATTACCAGACTAGAGACACTGCAAGAAGAACGTTTTACCATGCTCATCATGTTCCCAGTCATGGTTTTCGACCATACAAACTCGGGAAGAATCCAATCATGGAGCATAACTTTGGTAGGTGTTCGTATGCTTCTTTGGACAGTATGCCATACTCTCAGTTCAGATATCACAGTGATCAAAAGTTTAGGAAAGCTGCTAATTCTGGACCAAGTTCTCATCAGTGGAAACCTGTTGGTACAAAAGAGTCCAGGCGAAATGATGAGATTGGCTCTGCTGGAACTTGCAATGCTTTAAACCTTAGCTTACCAGTTTTAAGTAAGGAGTTGAGTGATAACCATCAGGAAGGAGGTCAAATTCCTTTCCCTTCATCTGATACAAGATGCACAGCCTCAATATCTAGCCATCAATTGCCTTCAGAGTCTTATCAGTGCCCAAAATTCTATAAGCCTGCTGCTGAAATAGAGAATCAGAACATTGAAAGTAACAGTTATGAAGCAAATGGTAGAAGACCAAGGGCCACCGACGAGTTCCTGATTGGCTCACAAATGGCAGTGGAAGGTCTAAATGCTTCTTACAGAATGCAATTAGCATCTGAGCTTGTTCAGCTTACAATGGGATGTCCACTTGCAGAGTTTGAAAGATTCATCCACTGTGCTGCTCCTGTTATTGCATCTTCATATATACATAAAAAATGTTCTATTTGCTTGGATGATCAGATGTCTCATGGTTTCCTGTGCAAGCACCAGATACCGAATTTATCACTTCGCACTGTTTGGAACTGGTATGAGAAACCAGGGAACTACGGATTGGATGTCAAGGCAGATGATTCAAAAAACCTCAATAGTTCAATGCCATTCCATGCCTATTTTGTTCCTTACCTTTCCGCTGTTCAATTGTTTCAACCCCAAAACTCTTGTTCCAAAACATTGAATGCAACACATTCTTCAAAAGCGGCTGAGCTCAACCATCTTCAGGCAGGGACAGAGAAACATTATGGAAGTGTCCCCTTGACTCTAGATTGTTCACCTGATTCAGAgctcatatttgaattttttgagTCTGAGCAGCCATATCAGCGAAAGCCTTTCTACAATAA aattttggAGCTAACTGATGTTGGAACTTCTAATCATCACCTATTTGGTGACCCGTCAAAGTTAGATTGTCTGAATTTGCACGATTTACATCCTGCATCTTG GTTTTCGGTGGCCTGGTATCCTATATATCGAATTCCAGAAGGGAACTTACGTGCTACATTCTTGACTTACCATTCACTTGGACATTTTGTACGGAGGACTATTTCAGTTGATCCTGCCAATAAGTACGCAAGTCGCATCTTCTGCCCTGTGTTAGGATTGCAAAGCTACAACGCACAT GGTGAATGCTGGTTTGAACCCAAAACACCTTCCGTACATTCTTCAAACGAATCTACTTCTAACAGTGTAGAAATTCTCAAAGAAATGCTCAGAACGTTGGACGATAATGCATTACGTTTTGGTAGAGGCTGCGTTTACAAGGATCACGTCATGGTTTCCAACAGGCAGCCAGATTACAACTTCTTCAGTTCTCGAAAAGCACATTATAAATAG
- the LOC126610168 gene encoding uncharacterized protein LOC126610168 isoform X2: MMVDQKGGNFEPNPVPLCTDVPDGMISEKKKKKKKKKKKKKKQNKKKGNICDGVSDQTQDLSSVGVRDSCNSSKMSNCGFDDASSSSFLEVEVKDSKGGVSEGTETGTGRACGKNGKENRCLSHYWKMKREARKNWVKELGYRYGVKHVHPPQNQVWVEHDSFSGDGLLPSNNAAYGFKGMGHEQSSMHRRIPPRAFVGDESSQWVFSQQSLNGSFHRCVSQPSKFQGAENDCATSINLYRRENFNGKKEYSQVPFGMYHYQTRDTARRTFYHAHHVPSHGFRPYKLGKNPIMEHNFGRCSYASLDSMPYSQFRYHSDQKFRKAANSGPSSHQWKPVGTKESRRNDEIGSAGTCNALNLSLPVLSKELSDNHQEGGQIPFPSSDTRCTASISSHQLPSESYQCPKFYKPAAEIENQNIESNSYEANGRRPRATDEFLIGSQMAVEGLNASYRMQLASELVQLTMGCPLAEFERFIHCAAPVIASSYIHKKCSICLDDQMSHGFLCKHQIPNLSLRTVWNWYEKPGNYGLDVKADDSKNLNSSMPFHAYFVPYLSAVQLFQPQNSCSKTLNATHSSKAAELNHLQAGTEKHYGSVPLTLDCSPDSELIFEFFESEQPYQRKPFYNKYVLATLILGYLAFLQ; this comes from the coding sequence ATGATGGTGGACCAGAAGGGGGGAAATTTTGAACCTAATCCTGTACCTTTATGTACGGACGTTCCTGATGGGATGATTtctgagaagaagaagaagaagaagaagaagaagaagaagaagaagaaacagaataagaagaaaggaaatatttgtgatgGGGTTTCGGACCAGACCCAGGATTTATCGTCAGTTGGTGTGCGGGATTCTTGTAATTCTTCAAAGATGAGCAATTGTGGGTTTGATGATGCAAGCAGTAGTAGTTTTCTTGAGGTTGAAGTTAAAGATTCGAAAGGAGGTGTTTCTGAAGGTACCGAGACTGGAACCGGGAGAGCCTGCGGTAAAAATGGAAAGGAAAACAGATGTTTAAGTCACTATTGGAAGATGAAGCGGGAAGCACGAAAGAATTGGGTGAAGGAACTAGGTTACAGATATGGAGTAAAACATGTTCATCCGCCGCAGAATCAGGTATGGGTTGAGCATGATTCATTTTCTGGAGATGGGTTGTTGCCTAGCAACAATGCTGCTTATGGGTTTAAGGGGATGGGACACGAACAGTCATCTATGCATCGGAGAATTCCGCCAAGAGCATTTGTAGGGGATGAATCATCACAGTGGGTTTTTTCTCAGCAGAGTTTGAATGGGAGTTTTCATAGATGTGTCTCACAACCAAGTAAATTTCAAGGCGCGGAAAATGATTGTGCAACATCAATTAATTTGTATAGGCGTGAGAATTTCAATGGGAAAAAAGAGTATTCACAGGTTCCTTTTGGTATGTACCATTACCAGACTAGAGACACTGCAAGAAGAACGTTTTACCATGCTCATCATGTTCCCAGTCATGGTTTTCGACCATACAAACTCGGGAAGAATCCAATCATGGAGCATAACTTTGGTAGGTGTTCGTATGCTTCTTTGGACAGTATGCCATACTCTCAGTTCAGATATCACAGTGATCAAAAGTTTAGGAAAGCTGCTAATTCTGGACCAAGTTCTCATCAGTGGAAACCTGTTGGTACAAAAGAGTCCAGGCGAAATGATGAGATTGGCTCTGCTGGAACTTGCAATGCTTTAAACCTTAGCTTACCAGTTTTAAGTAAGGAGTTGAGTGATAACCATCAGGAAGGAGGTCAAATTCCTTTCCCTTCATCTGATACAAGATGCACAGCCTCAATATCTAGCCATCAATTGCCTTCAGAGTCTTATCAGTGCCCAAAATTCTATAAGCCTGCTGCTGAAATAGAGAATCAGAACATTGAAAGTAACAGTTATGAAGCAAATGGTAGAAGACCAAGGGCCACCGACGAGTTCCTGATTGGCTCACAAATGGCAGTGGAAGGTCTAAATGCTTCTTACAGAATGCAATTAGCATCTGAGCTTGTTCAGCTTACAATGGGATGTCCACTTGCAGAGTTTGAAAGATTCATCCACTGTGCTGCTCCTGTTATTGCATCTTCATATATACATAAAAAATGTTCTATTTGCTTGGATGATCAGATGTCTCATGGTTTCCTGTGCAAGCACCAGATACCGAATTTATCACTTCGCACTGTTTGGAACTGGTATGAGAAACCAGGGAACTACGGATTGGATGTCAAGGCAGATGATTCAAAAAACCTCAATAGTTCAATGCCATTCCATGCCTATTTTGTTCCTTACCTTTCCGCTGTTCAATTGTTTCAACCCCAAAACTCTTGTTCCAAAACATTGAATGCAACACATTCTTCAAAAGCGGCTGAGCTCAACCATCTTCAGGCAGGGACAGAGAAACATTATGGAAGTGTCCCCTTGACTCTAGATTGTTCACCTGATTCAGAgctcatatttgaattttttgagTCTGAGCAGCCATATCAGCGAAAGCCTTTCTACAATAAGTATGTTCTTGCCACTCTTATACTAGGATATCTTGCCTTTCTACAATAA
- the LOC126610167 gene encoding G-type lectin S-receptor-like serine/threonine-protein kinase At2g19130: MDAKTKQRVVLSVLFFCYLKTHVSLAADSITANQSLSGDQTIVSGIFELGFFNPGNSSNFYIGMWYTKQVVSDRTIVWVANREKPVSDRFSSVLRISDGNLVLLNESKTPIWSTNLTSSSATTARLLDTGNLVLRSGSGNITSEALWQSFDHPAHTWLPGGRIGFNTVTKQTQILTSWKSSEDPAPGLFSLELDPNGSNAYLILWNRSRQYWTSGSWDPKSRIFSLVPEMRLNYIYNFSYFTNETESYFTYSVYDPKRISRFVMYTSGQIQQLTWLDTSRQWNLFWSQPRKQCEVYDLCGAFGSCNEESNLACNCLNGFEPKSKRDWDLMDYSGGCSRKTRLYCENATSANGKPDQFLELPSMSLPENEQSVEVGSFAECESFCLRNCSCTAYAYNRSGCSFWKGELLDLQQLKSSDDQGRTLYLKLAASEFKSSKSNKGLIVGVVAGSTAGVAVLLGLIVFAILRRRKRVKGLGKAVEGSLVAFGYRDMQDATKNFSEKLGGGGFGSVFKGTLPDSSVIAVKKLESVSQGEKQFRTEVSTIGTIQHVNLVRLRGFCSEGSKRMLVYDYMPNGSLDSHLFNDKGPGLLDWKTRYQIALGTARGLAYLHEKCRDCIIHCDIKPENILLDAELCPKVADFGLAKLVGREFSRVLTTMRGTRGYLAPEWISGVPITVKADVYSYGMMLFEFVSGRRNSEQSEDGKVRFFPAYAASQISTPESDVLSLLDPSLDGNADVEELTRVCRVSCWCVQDDEAQRPSMGQVVQILEAVSDVNLPPIPRALQLLGDDQEQIVFFTESSSSQSSRPRSNNTSTASSQTKSTPSSTISKGSEEHQ; this comes from the coding sequence ATGGATGCCAAAACCAAGCAAAGAGTGGTGCTTTCAGTTCTTTTCTTCTGCTATCTCAAAACCCATGTCTCCCTTGCAGCCGACTCCATCACCGCAAACCAATCTCTCTCCGGCGACCAAACCATTGTCTCCGGGATTTTCGAGCTCGGTTTCTTCAATCCAGGTAATTCTTCAAACTTCTACATAGGCATGTGGTACACCAAACAAGTGGTATCCGATAGAACCATAGTTTGGGTGGCAAACAGAGAAAAACCAGTTTCCGATAGATTTTCTTCGGTTTTGAGGATTTCAGATGGTAATTTAGTCCTCTTGAACGAGTCCAAAACCCCCATTTGGTCAACGAATTTAACCTCCTCCTCCGCCACCACTGCACGTCTTTTGGATACCGGAAACCTGGTCTTGAGATCGGGGTCTGGTAATATTACGTCGGAGGCGTTATGGCAAAGCTTTGATCATCCAGCTCACACATGGCTTCCAGGAGGTAGGATTGGGTTTAACACTGTTACCAAACAAACCCAAATTCTTACTTCATGGAAGAGTTCGGAGGATCCTGCACCGGGTCTTTTCTCGCTCGAGTTAGACCCCAACGGAAGCAATGCGTATCTCATACTGTGGAATAGGTCTAGACAGTATTGGACTAGTGGATCATGGGATCCAAAATCAAGGATTTTCAGCTTGGTTCCGGAAATGAGGCTCAATTATATATACAACTTCAGCTACTTTACGAACGAAACCGAAAGTTATTTCACCTATTCTGTTTATGATCCTAAGAGAATATCTCGTTTCGTGATGTATACTTCGGGGCAGATTCAACAGCTTACATGGTTGGATACCTCCAGGCAATGGAATTTGTTTTGGTCTCAACCGAGAAAGCAATGCGAAGTTTATGATTTGTGTGGCGCATTCGGAAGTTGCAATGAGGAAAGCAACCTCGCCTGTAATTGCTTGAACGGTTTCGAGCCCAAGTCGAAGAGAGATTGGGATTTGATGGACTACTCTGGTGGGTGTTCGAGAAAAACTCGTCTTTATTGTGAAAATGCTACTAGTGCTAACGGGAAGCCAGACCAGTTTCTTGAACTTCCTAGCATGTCATTGCCTGAAAATGAACAGTCTGTGGAGGTTGGGAGTTTTGCGGAATGTGAATCGTTCTGCCTTAGAAACTGCTCTTGCACTGCTTATGCTTACAACAGAAGTGGATGTTCGTTTTGGAAAGGAGAGCTTTTGGATTTGCAACAACTAAAGTCAAGTGACGACCAGGGAAGAACTTTATACCTCAAACTTGCAGCATCTGAGTTTAAGAGTTCGAAAAGTAACAAGGGATTGATTGTTGGTGTTGTGGCAGGCTCAACTGCCGGTGTAGCAGTTCTTTTAGGCCTTATTGTGTTTGCAATCTTGAGACGGAGAAAGCGAGTGAAAGGATTGGGAAAAGCAGTAGAGGGTTCGTTGGTGGCATTCGGGTACAGAGATATGCAAGATGCAACGAAGAACTTCTCTGAAAAATTGGGGGGAGGAGGTTTTGGTTCTGTTTTCAAAGGGACATTGCCCGATTCGTCTGTCATAGCAGTGAAGAAGCTTGAAAGTGTTAGCCAAGGGGAGAAGCAATTCAGAACAGAAGTGAGCACAATTGGGACAATCCAGCATGTCAATCTTGTCCGCCTTCGTGGGTTCTGCTCCGAAGGTTCTAAAAGGATGTTGGTGTATGATTACATGCCAAACGGATCTTTGGACTCTCACCTTTTCAATGATAAGGGCCCGGGGCTCTTGGATTGGAAAACAAGGTACCAAATTGCACTTGGGACAGCAAGAGGGTTGGCTTATCTTCACGAGAAGTGCAGAGATTGCATCATACATTGTGACATAAAGCCAGAAAACATCCTCTTAGACGCTGAACTTTGTCCAAAAGTGGCAGACTTTGGCCTTGCAAAGCTTGTTGGAAGAGAGTTTAGCAGGGTCCTGACAACCATGAGAGGGACAAGAGGCTATCTTGCGCCAGAGTGGATTTCAGGCGTGCCGATCACAGTGAAAGCGGATGTGTACAGCTACGGAATGATGCTGTTTGAATTCGTTTCAGGGAGAAGAAATTCGGAGCAATCTGAAGATGGGAAAGTTAGATTCTTCCCAGCTTATGCTGCTAGCCAGATTAGTACTCCAGAAAGTGATGTGTTGAGCCTATTGGATCCGAGTCTCGATGGCAATGCCGACGTAGAAGAGCTCACTAGGGTTTGTAGAGTTTCATGTTGGTGTGTCCAAGATGATGAAGCTCAGAGGCCATCAATGGGGCAGGTGGTGCAAATCCTCGAGGCAGTTTCCGATGTCAACTTGCCACCAATTCCGAGAGCTCTTCAATTGCTTGGAGACGACCAGGAGCAGATAGTTTTCTTCACTGAGTCATCCTCGAGCCAGAGTTCGCGCCCGCGGAGCAATAACACATCGACTGCTTCCTCTCAGACCAAGAGCACCCCATCTTCAACCATCTCCAAGGGATCTGAAGAGCATCAGTGA